A window from Trinickia violacea encodes these proteins:
- a CDS encoding lysine N(6)-hydroxylase/L-ornithine N(5)-oxygenase family protein, producing MHSDEHDFIAIGLGPFNLSLACLAEPIRGLRGIFLERNDDFDWHPGMLIDDTTLQNPFLADLVSLADPKSQFSFLNYCKQEGKLYAYYIRERFYLSRAEYNRYCKWAIRQLSSIAFGSNVERIDYDDVRKQYVVSGRHSRTQQPFTHRAPKLVIGVGSVPHLPACCAGVAEHCLHSAQYVERKTELQKKRSIAVIGSGQSAAEIFHDLLKDSDSFDYSLTWITRSSRFFQMETTKLTLEMSSPDYVDYFYNLPDEVKERIIEKQDNLYKGVNATLINQIYDLLDDRRSRGHANARLITNSELTGCRYDPAGDRFHLRFIQRDERQPYTHVTDGAVFATGYGQNVPRFIDGIRERIRWDAKGRYRMSRNYAIDLVESDIFAQNAGLYSHGLTNLDLGMSCYRNSCILRELTGVEHYPIERRIALQDFSVPASDAFSKVPLEAE from the coding sequence ATGCACAGCGACGAGCACGACTTCATCGCGATCGGCCTAGGCCCGTTCAACCTGAGCCTCGCCTGCCTCGCCGAGCCGATTCGCGGCTTGCGCGGCATCTTCCTCGAACGCAACGACGACTTCGACTGGCACCCCGGCATGCTGATCGACGACACGACGCTGCAGAACCCTTTTCTGGCCGATCTTGTGAGCCTCGCAGACCCGAAAAGCCAGTTCAGCTTCCTCAACTACTGCAAGCAGGAAGGCAAGCTCTACGCGTACTACATCCGCGAGCGCTTCTATCTGAGCCGCGCCGAATACAACCGCTATTGCAAGTGGGCGATCCGGCAGCTTTCGAGCATTGCGTTCGGCTCGAACGTCGAGCGCATCGACTATGACGACGTGCGCAAGCAGTACGTCGTGAGCGGCCGGCACTCGCGCACGCAGCAGCCGTTCACGCATCGCGCGCCGAAGCTCGTGATCGGTGTCGGGTCGGTGCCGCACTTGCCCGCCTGTTGCGCCGGCGTGGCGGAGCACTGCCTCCATAGCGCCCAATACGTCGAGCGCAAGACCGAGTTGCAGAAGAAGCGCTCGATCGCCGTGATCGGCAGTGGCCAAAGCGCCGCCGAAATCTTCCACGACTTGCTCAAAGACAGCGACAGCTTTGACTACTCGCTGACCTGGATCACGCGCTCATCGCGCTTCTTCCAAATGGAGACCACGAAGCTCACGCTGGAAATGAGCTCGCCGGACTACGTCGACTACTTCTACAACCTGCCCGACGAGGTCAAGGAACGCATCATCGAGAAACAGGACAACCTCTACAAAGGCGTGAACGCGACACTGATCAATCAGATCTACGACTTGCTCGACGACCGCCGCAGCCGCGGCCACGCGAACGCGAGGCTCATCACCAACTCCGAGCTCACAGGCTGCCGTTACGACCCGGCCGGCGACCGCTTCCATCTGCGCTTCATCCAGCGCGACGAACGCCAGCCGTACACGCATGTCACCGACGGCGCCGTCTTCGCCACGGGCTACGGACAAAACGTGCCGCGCTTCATCGACGGCATCCGCGAGCGCATCCGGTGGGACGCGAAGGGACGCTACCGGATGTCGCGCAACTACGCGATCGACCTCGTCGAATCGGACATCTTCGCGCAGAACGCGGGCCTCTACAGCCACGGCCTCACGAATCTCGACCTCGGCATGAGCTGCTACCGCAACTCGTGCATCCTGCGCGAGCTGACCGGCGTCGAGCATTACCCGATCGAGCGCCGCATCGCCTTGCAAGACTTCTCGGTGCCCGCGAGCGATGCGTTCAGCAAGGTGCCGCTGGAGGCCGAATGA
- a CDS encoding MFS transporter produces MMRGAIILMTAFAVISDAVLIPFYPQFFASRYQLTSPVHAGAYVAAISIAVMLTLPLWARIAKRLDAMHLLVYTQCAAGVFSVLSYWAPTVPAFWLLSLAMFMCKSSYLLMYPYLMRLEEKAAHANTIGLLSVVVHFGAILGAVVGGFVMQTWGADKCIFAMAAGDFVQMFVCLHLIRSHGIARRCRFAPAERVRLGFAHRLPILRLALLMLVFDFSVYLIRPFMSSYWQAISGSSSELLSGLVFAIPGMVAIVALRINRHGARTGGQPKRKLDHTLGNLLLGAAGLLLQGSGDPLWTVIGRCLFGWALFQIVVKLDVTMFRLSTPASYAADYSVINFFQNLGVLLASFAAGAVVESYGLRTPFFIAAAGLLLTVLLNTLLLDVDRADATQSHDELADALPETGVTARAN; encoded by the coding sequence ATGATGCGGGGCGCCATCATCCTCATGACAGCGTTCGCGGTGATCAGCGATGCCGTTCTGATTCCGTTCTATCCACAGTTCTTCGCATCGCGCTATCAGTTGACGAGCCCGGTGCACGCGGGCGCGTATGTGGCCGCGATCTCGATCGCCGTGATGCTCACGCTCCCGCTATGGGCACGCATCGCGAAGCGGCTCGATGCCATGCATTTGCTCGTCTATACGCAATGCGCGGCCGGCGTGTTTTCCGTGTTGAGCTACTGGGCCCCGACCGTGCCGGCGTTCTGGCTGCTGTCGCTCGCGATGTTCATGTGCAAGAGCAGCTATCTGCTGATGTACCCGTACCTGATGCGGCTCGAAGAGAAAGCGGCGCACGCGAACACCATCGGCCTGCTGTCGGTCGTCGTGCATTTCGGCGCGATCCTGGGGGCGGTCGTGGGCGGCTTCGTCATGCAGACCTGGGGCGCGGACAAGTGCATCTTCGCCATGGCCGCGGGCGATTTCGTGCAGATGTTCGTCTGCCTGCATCTGATCCGCTCGCACGGCATCGCGCGCCGTTGCCGCTTCGCACCTGCCGAGCGCGTTCGCTTGGGCTTCGCCCATCGCCTGCCGATCCTGCGGCTCGCGCTCCTGATGCTCGTCTTCGATTTCAGCGTCTATCTGATCCGGCCGTTCATGTCGTCGTATTGGCAGGCCATCAGCGGATCGTCGAGCGAATTGCTGTCGGGGCTCGTGTTCGCGATTCCGGGCATGGTGGCCATCGTCGCGTTGCGCATCAACCGCCACGGCGCGCGCACGGGCGGCCAACCCAAACGCAAGCTCGACCACACGCTCGGCAATCTGCTGCTCGGCGCCGCCGGACTCCTCCTGCAAGGCTCGGGCGACCCGCTCTGGACGGTGATCGGGCGATGCCTGTTCGGCTGGGCGCTGTTCCAGATCGTCGTGAAGCTCGACGTCACGATGTTTCGTCTCAGCACGCCGGCCTCGTATGCCGCGGACTACAGCGTCATCAACTTCTTTCAGAACCTCGGTGTGTTGCTTGCGTCGTTCGCGGCCGGGGCCGTGGTCGAAAGCTACGGATTGCGCACGCCGTTCTTTATCGCCGCCGCGGGGCTGTTGCTGACCGTCTTGCTCAACACGCTGCTGCTCGACGTCGACAGAGCCGACGCCACGCAATCTCATGATGAACTTGCCGACGCTTTGCCTGAGACCGGAGTCACCGCCCGTGCGAACTGA
- a CDS encoding GNAT family N-acetyltransferase, with amino-acid sequence MRTDIATAEIALRPAPPERSPGTYHGFAFRPLDPARDAPMLHSWFVEERASFWNMRDKRVEEVEAVYQALADSGHATAWLGIERGTPAFLIECYDPAHDQVGEHYDVLPGDLGMHVFVAPAPRRMHGYTRRVFAALMTFMFARLNARRIVVEPDARNTRIHALNRAMGFVYWKDVAFREKTASIAFCTREDFHAAIQKEPQP; translated from the coding sequence GTGCGAACTGACATCGCCACTGCCGAGATCGCGCTGCGACCCGCGCCGCCCGAGCGTTCGCCCGGCACTTACCATGGCTTCGCTTTTCGTCCTCTCGATCCCGCTCGCGACGCGCCGATGCTGCACAGTTGGTTCGTCGAAGAACGCGCGTCGTTCTGGAACATGCGGGACAAGCGCGTCGAAGAAGTCGAGGCCGTCTATCAAGCGCTCGCTGATTCCGGCCATGCCACGGCATGGCTCGGCATCGAACGGGGCACGCCGGCCTTCCTGATCGAGTGCTACGACCCCGCGCACGATCAGGTCGGCGAACACTACGACGTGCTGCCCGGCGACTTGGGCATGCACGTGTTCGTCGCCCCCGCGCCTCGGCGCATGCACGGCTACACGCGGCGCGTGTTCGCCGCGCTGATGACGTTCATGTTCGCGCGGCTCAACGCGCGCCGCATCGTCGTCGAGCCCGACGCGCGCAACACGCGCATTCACGCGCTCAACCGCGCAATGGGCTTCGTCTATTGGAAAGACGTCGCCTTCCGCGAAAAAACCGCCTCCATCGCGTTTTGCACACGCGAGGATTTTCACGCCGCCATCCAGAAGGAACCTCAGCCATGA
- a CDS encoding IucA/IucC family protein — MTRLPIDHPSDHPSRATLHLTPDIWHRANRLLVKKAIAEYAHELIVEPKWIGEAAGAGFARYALASDDGTRVYTFEARLLALRHWSIRHESITCVSDGGVQPLDALAFILDVKGRLGIKEDMLPIYLDEISSTLYGSAYKLTKDGPDTGALVDADFQTFETAMMEGHPGFVANNGRLGFDAIDYRAYAPEAGAEIAVVWLAVHKDNATFHCSQDLDYERLMIEELGEETIERFHALIAERGCNSADYHLMPAHPWQWFNKLSICFASYVASNRIICLGYGDDRYLAQQSIRTFFNITHPAKRYVKTSLSILNMGFMRGLSPYYMLGTPAINDFIKSLIESDAYLQSKGFTILREVASLGFRNGYYEAAIQADSPYKKMFSALWRENPLALAGPGQRLMTMAALLHTDRHGRALLPALIAASGLSTRAWLERYMEAYLAPLVHGFYRYDLVFMPHGENLILVMENHVPVRAIMKDIAEEAVILDKDAKLPDNVKRLAVDVPDRLKLLAIFIDVFDGFFRYVNQILVEHECCTEDVFWDVVARCVSAYQDAHPEFAAKYEKYDLFAPEFLHSCLNRLQLGNNQQMVNLADPAANLKLAGNLQNPLAGRRDALRECILPLHAEADAA, encoded by the coding sequence ATGACCCGCCTGCCTATCGACCACCCGTCCGACCACCCGTCCCGCGCCACGCTCCATCTGACGCCTGACATCTGGCATCGCGCGAACCGCCTGCTCGTCAAGAAGGCGATCGCCGAGTACGCGCACGAACTCATCGTCGAACCCAAGTGGATCGGCGAAGCCGCGGGCGCGGGCTTCGCGCGCTACGCGCTCGCGTCCGACGACGGCACGCGCGTCTACACATTCGAAGCGCGCCTGCTCGCGCTGCGGCATTGGAGCATCCGGCACGAATCGATCACGTGCGTCAGCGATGGCGGCGTGCAGCCGCTCGACGCGCTCGCGTTCATCCTCGACGTCAAGGGGCGGCTCGGCATCAAGGAGGACATGCTGCCGATCTATCTCGACGAAATCAGCAGCACGCTCTACGGCAGCGCCTACAAGCTGACGAAGGACGGCCCCGACACCGGCGCGCTCGTCGACGCCGACTTCCAGACCTTCGAAACCGCGATGATGGAAGGCCACCCAGGCTTCGTCGCCAACAATGGACGCCTCGGCTTCGACGCCATCGACTATCGCGCCTACGCACCCGAAGCCGGCGCCGAGATCGCCGTCGTGTGGCTCGCGGTGCACAAGGACAACGCGACGTTCCACTGCTCGCAAGACCTCGACTACGAGCGGCTGATGATAGAAGAACTCGGCGAGGAGACCATCGAGCGTTTCCATGCCCTCATCGCCGAGCGCGGCTGCAACAGCGCCGACTATCACCTGATGCCCGCGCACCCGTGGCAGTGGTTCAACAAGCTATCGATCTGCTTTGCGTCCTACGTCGCGAGCAACCGCATCATCTGCCTCGGCTACGGCGACGACCGTTATCTCGCGCAGCAATCCATCCGCACGTTCTTCAACATCACGCATCCGGCGAAGCGCTACGTGAAGACGTCGCTATCGATTCTGAACATGGGGTTCATGCGCGGCTTGTCGCCGTATTACATGTTGGGCACGCCGGCGATCAACGATTTCATCAAGAGCCTCATCGAAAGCGACGCCTATCTGCAAAGCAAAGGCTTCACGATCCTGCGCGAAGTCGCTTCGCTCGGCTTTCGCAACGGCTACTACGAGGCTGCGATTCAAGCCGACAGCCCGTACAAGAAGATGTTTTCGGCGCTGTGGCGCGAGAATCCGCTCGCGCTTGCGGGCCCGGGCCAGCGCTTGATGACGATGGCCGCCCTCTTGCACACGGACCGGCACGGCCGCGCACTGCTGCCCGCGCTGATCGCCGCATCGGGCTTGAGCACGCGCGCATGGCTCGAACGCTACATGGAGGCATATCTCGCGCCGCTCGTGCACGGCTTCTACCGGTATGACCTCGTATTCATGCCGCACGGCGAGAACCTGATCCTCGTGATGGAAAACCACGTGCCGGTGCGCGCGATCATGAAGGACATCGCCGAGGAAGCGGTGATTCTAGACAAGGACGCGAAGCTGCCCGACAACGTGAAGCGCCTCGCCGTCGACGTGCCCGATCGCCTCAAGCTGCTCGCGATTTTCATCGACGTGTTCGACGGCTTCTTCCGCTACGTGAACCAGATCCTCGTCGAGCACGAATGCTGCACGGAAGACGTGTTCTGGGACGTCGTGGCCCGTTGCGTCTCGGCGTATCAGGATGCGCATCCGGAGTTCGCCGCGAAGTACGAGAAGTACGATCTGTTCGCGCCGGAGTTCCTGCATTCGTGCCTGAACCGTCTGCAACTCGGCAACAACCAGCAGATGGTCAACCTCGCCGACCCGGCTGCGAACCTCAAGCTCGCGGGCAATTTGCAGAATCCGCTCGCGGGACGGCGCGATGCATTGCGCGAATGCATCCTTCCGCTCCATGCCGAAGCGGACGCAGCGTAG
- a CDS encoding HAL/PAL/TAL family ammonia-lyase — MTVIRSERPLDWRELAAVAGGEALELSADTRERIAAARVLVDTIVERGMRAYGVNTGVGALCDVIIGPSQQSALSHNILMSHAVGVGTPLGAAETRAIMAAAINNYAHGYSGVRLDIVERLVALLNADCLPEVPAHGSVGYLTHMAHIALVCAGAGYAHYRGERLAGAEALRRLGLEPLMLQAKEGLSLVNGTPCVTGLAVLALARAERLLDWADAVAALSFEDLRGQLAAFDANALALRASPGLAAVGARLHAMLADSGVLAAAVGARTQDALSLRTIPHVHGAARDVLATTADVVDRELAAVTDNPIVSGTPDAPRVHSQAHAVGASIALAMDSLAVAIAQVAAMAERRLDRLVNPLVSGMPAFLAQQSGTCSGFMIAQYTAVSLVAQNRRLAAPASLDGGVTSGLQEDHLCHATPAALKALELLDNSARIVAIEWLAAAQACDLQTSGPARSRYTGGLWRRLREVVATYRDDRPLGEDIERVFRLMRETSAPAVAA; from the coding sequence ATGACCGTGATTCGATCCGAGCGTCCGCTCGATTGGCGCGAACTGGCCGCCGTGGCCGGCGGCGAAGCGCTGGAGCTTTCGGCAGACACGCGCGAGCGCATCGCGGCGGCGCGCGTGCTGGTCGACACCATCGTCGAGCGCGGGATGCGCGCCTATGGCGTCAATACCGGTGTCGGTGCGCTGTGCGACGTCATCATCGGACCGAGCCAGCAAAGCGCGCTCTCGCACAACATTCTGATGAGCCACGCGGTCGGTGTCGGCACGCCGCTTGGCGCGGCCGAAACCCGCGCGATCATGGCAGCCGCGATCAATAACTACGCGCACGGCTATTCGGGCGTGCGGCTCGACATCGTCGAGCGGCTCGTGGCGCTGCTGAACGCCGATTGCTTGCCGGAAGTGCCGGCGCATGGCTCGGTCGGCTACTTGACGCACATGGCCCATATCGCGCTCGTTTGCGCCGGCGCGGGGTACGCGCACTATCGCGGCGAACGTCTTGCCGGGGCGGAAGCGCTGCGGCGGCTCGGGCTCGAACCGCTCATGCTGCAAGCGAAGGAGGGGCTCTCGCTCGTCAACGGCACGCCCTGCGTGACGGGGCTCGCCGTGCTCGCGCTCGCGCGCGCCGAGCGCCTGCTCGATTGGGCCGATGCGGTGGCGGCGCTGAGCTTCGAGGATCTGCGCGGCCAGCTTGCCGCGTTCGACGCGAATGCGCTCGCGCTGCGCGCATCGCCGGGACTCGCTGCGGTGGGCGCGCGCCTTCACGCGATGCTCGCCGACAGCGGCGTGCTGGCCGCCGCCGTCGGCGCCCGCACGCAGGATGCGCTCAGCCTGCGCACGATTCCGCACGTGCACGGCGCGGCGCGCGATGTGCTCGCCACCACGGCCGACGTCGTCGATCGCGAGCTGGCCGCCGTGACCGACAACCCGATCGTGAGCGGCACGCCGGATGCGCCGCGCGTCCATTCGCAGGCGCATGCGGTGGGCGCGTCGATCGCGCTCGCGATGGACAGTCTCGCCGTGGCGATCGCGCAAGTCGCGGCGATGGCGGAGCGTCGCCTCGATCGCCTGGTCAACCCGCTCGTCAGCGGCATGCCCGCGTTCCTGGCGCAGCAAAGCGGCACGTGCTCCGGATTCATGATCGCGCAGTACACGGCGGTGTCGCTCGTCGCGCAGAACCGGCGGCTTGCGGCCCCGGCGAGTCTCGACGGGGGCGTCACGTCGGGTCTGCAGGAAGATCACTTGTGTCACGCGACCCCGGCGGCATTGAAGGCGCTGGAACTGCTCGACAACAGTGCGCGCATCGTGGCCATCGAATGGCTTGCCGCCGCGCAAGCGTGCGACTTGCAGACGTCGGGACCGGCGCGCTCGCGCTATACCGGCGGCCTGTGGCGTCGTTTGCGCGAGGTCGTCGCGACGTATCGCGACGATCGGCCGTTGGGCGAGGATATCGAGCGTGTGTTCCGTCTCATGCGCGAGACGAGCGCGCCGGCGGTTGCAGCGTAG
- a CDS encoding ABC transporter ATP-binding protein, producing MSQTTPVALSAKNIHKSFGDMHVLKGISLDAHEGDVISILGASGSGKSTFLRCLNLLETPDDGTVSLAGETMQMKRRKDGHLQAADRKQVDRIRSQLGMVFQNFNLWSHMTVLENLIEGPIRVLKRSRAEAVEEAEALLAKVGLAEKRAHYPAHLSGGQQQRVAIARALAMHPKVMLFDEPTSALDPELVGEVLRVMRSLAEEGRTMLVVTHEMGFARHVSNRVMFLHQGQVEADGTPDEVFGELRSERFKQFVSSHHHRTAN from the coding sequence ATGAGTCAAACGACACCTGTCGCGCTGTCGGCGAAGAACATCCACAAGTCGTTCGGCGACATGCATGTGCTCAAGGGCATTTCGCTCGACGCGCACGAAGGCGACGTGATTTCGATTCTCGGCGCGAGCGGCTCGGGCAAGAGCACGTTTCTGCGCTGCCTGAATCTGCTGGAGACGCCCGACGACGGCACGGTGTCGCTCGCGGGCGAGACGATGCAGATGAAGCGCCGCAAGGACGGGCACTTGCAAGCGGCTGACCGCAAGCAGGTCGATCGCATCCGCTCGCAATTGGGCATGGTGTTTCAGAACTTCAATTTGTGGTCGCATATGACCGTGCTCGAGAATCTGATCGAAGGCCCGATTCGCGTGCTGAAGCGGAGCCGCGCCGAAGCGGTCGAGGAAGCGGAGGCGCTGCTCGCGAAAGTCGGCCTCGCGGAAAAGCGCGCGCATTATCCGGCGCATTTGTCGGGCGGCCAGCAGCAGCGCGTGGCGATTGCGCGTGCGCTGGCGATGCATCCGAAGGTCATGCTGTTCGACGAACCGACCTCGGCGCTCGATCCCGAACTCGTCGGCGAAGTGCTGCGCGTGATGCGCTCGCTCGCGGAAGAGGGGCGCACGATGCTCGTCGTCACGCATGAGATGGGTTTCGCGCGCCACGTGTCGAACCGCGTGATGTTCCTGCATCAAGGGCAGGTCGAGGCGGACGGCACGCCCGACGAAGTGTTCGGCGAATTGCGCTCCGAACGTTTCAAGCAGTTCGTTTCCAGTCACCATCACCGTACGGCGAATTGA
- a CDS encoding ABC transporter permease, producing MHLDIDFLTDTLSQLLAAVPMTLSLFFASLVVGGLLSLVIVTMRVSPHWLPNRFARAYILVFRGSPLLIQMFLVYYALGQFHVIRDSFVWPVLRDPYMCAVLSLALCTAGYTAEIIRGGLMAVPVGQIEAGYACGMSGFSLLRRVIGPIALRQCLPAYSTEAVLLVKSTALASLVTVWEVTGVAQQIIQKTYRTSEVFICAALIYLLLNFVIVRLLGLLEWRLSRHLRAAPVAQKDKAPVMPAEARAES from the coding sequence ATGCACCTCGATATCGACTTCCTGACCGATACGCTCTCGCAGCTGCTCGCGGCCGTGCCGATGACGCTGAGCTTGTTCTTTGCCTCGCTCGTGGTCGGCGGCCTGCTGTCGCTCGTGATCGTCACGATGCGCGTCTCGCCCCATTGGCTGCCGAATCGCTTTGCGCGCGCCTACATCCTGGTGTTCCGCGGCTCGCCGCTGCTGATCCAGATGTTTCTCGTCTACTACGCGCTCGGGCAGTTTCATGTGATTCGCGACAGCTTCGTGTGGCCGGTGCTGCGCGATCCCTATATGTGCGCGGTGTTGTCTCTCGCGCTTTGCACCGCGGGCTACACGGCGGAAATCATTCGCGGCGGCCTGATGGCGGTGCCGGTCGGCCAGATCGAAGCGGGCTACGCATGCGGGATGTCGGGGTTTTCGCTGCTGCGGCGCGTGATCGGTCCGATTGCGTTGCGCCAGTGCTTGCCCGCGTATTCGACCGAAGCGGTGCTGCTCGTCAAATCGACGGCGCTCGCGAGTCTCGTCACGGTGTGGGAAGTGACGGGCGTCGCGCAGCAGATCATTCAAAAGACCTACCGGACGAGCGAAGTCTTCATTTGCGCGGCGCTCATCTATCTGCTTTTGAATTTCGTGATCGTGCGGCTGCTCGGCTTGCTCGAATGGCGGCTTTCGCGGCACCTGCGTGCGGCGCCCGTCGCGCAGAAGGACAAGGCGCCCGTGATGCCCGCCGAAGCGCGCGCTGAATCCTGA
- a CDS encoding ABC transporter permease: MDLIETLGFGSEGWGGALLLAALMTVVLTLAALAIGAVFGAFVAAAKLSRYRTARVVGDLYTTVFRGVPELLVIYLFYFGGSTLVTTIGQWFGADGFIGVPPFAIGAFAVGMISGAYQAEVYRAAVLAVSRGELEAARAMGMPTFTMARRILIPQVLRFALPGIGNVWQLSLKDSALISVTGLAELLRTSQVAAGSTHNYFLFFVVGGALYLLMTSVSNRIFNRAEAHVGRSFRRNFARN; the protein is encoded by the coding sequence ATGGACCTGATCGAGACACTGGGTTTCGGTTCCGAAGGATGGGGCGGCGCACTGCTGCTCGCCGCGCTGATGACGGTGGTGCTGACGCTCGCGGCCCTCGCGATCGGCGCCGTGTTCGGCGCTTTTGTGGCGGCGGCGAAGCTGTCGCGTTATCGCACGGCGCGCGTAGTGGGCGACCTGTACACGACCGTGTTTCGCGGCGTGCCCGAACTGCTCGTGATTTATCTCTTCTATTTCGGCGGCTCGACGCTCGTCACGACGATCGGACAGTGGTTCGGCGCGGACGGCTTCATTGGAGTGCCGCCGTTCGCGATCGGCGCGTTCGCGGTCGGTATGATCTCCGGCGCGTATCAGGCCGAGGTCTATCGCGCGGCGGTGCTGGCGGTGTCGAGAGGCGAGCTCGAAGCGGCGCGCGCGATGGGCATGCCCACGTTCACGATGGCGCGCCGCATTCTGATTCCGCAAGTGCTGCGTTTCGCGCTGCCGGGCATCGGCAACGTCTGGCAGTTGAGCTTGAAGGATTCGGCGCTGATCTCGGTGACCGGTCTCGCGGAATTGCTGCGCACGAGTCAGGTCGCGGCCGGCTCGACGCACAACTACTTCCTGTTCTTCGTGGTCGGCGGCGCGCTGTATCTGCTGATGACGAGCGTCTCGAACCGGATCTTCAACCGTGCGGAAGCGCACGTCGGCCGATCCTTCCGCCGCAATTTCGCGCGCAATTGA
- a CDS encoding transporter substrate-binding domain-containing protein, producing MVKRSTLAKVLAVAVLGAAVTLAAPVQAKEWKSVTIALEGSYEPWNLTLPGGKLGGFEPELVANLCARIKLQCNLVAQDWDGMIPGLQAGKFDVLMDAISITPDREKIIAFSRPYAATPATFAVTDTKILPKASPGAQAIKLTGDPKTDKPTVDALRKELKGKTIGIQSGTVYTQFINDSFKDIATIRVYKTSPERDLDLVAGRIDASFDDVTYYAATLAKKENAGVTLAGPEIGGPIWGPGEGLAFRKQDADLKAKFDTAISEALADGTVKRLSEKWFKTNVAP from the coding sequence ATGGTCAAGCGCTCAACGTTGGCAAAGGTTTTGGCGGTGGCGGTGCTCGGCGCGGCGGTGACGCTCGCGGCGCCCGTGCAGGCGAAGGAATGGAAGTCGGTGACGATCGCGCTCGAGGGCAGCTACGAGCCGTGGAACCTCACGCTTCCGGGCGGCAAGCTCGGCGGCTTCGAGCCTGAGCTGGTCGCGAATCTGTGCGCGCGCATCAAGCTCCAATGCAATCTCGTCGCGCAAGATTGGGACGGCATGATCCCCGGCTTGCAAGCGGGCAAGTTCGACGTGCTGATGGACGCGATTTCGATCACGCCCGACCGCGAGAAGATCATCGCGTTCTCACGTCCTTACGCGGCCACGCCGGCGACGTTCGCCGTGACCGATACGAAGATTCTGCCGAAGGCGTCGCCGGGCGCGCAGGCTATCAAGCTGACGGGCGACCCGAAGACCGACAAGCCGACCGTCGATGCCTTGCGCAAGGAGTTGAAGGGCAAGACGATCGGCATCCAGTCGGGCACGGTCTACACGCAATTCATCAACGACAGCTTCAAGGACATCGCGACGATCCGCGTCTACAAGACCTCGCCTGAGCGCGACCTCGACCTGGTCGCGGGCCGCATCGACGCTTCGTTCGACGATGTGACGTATTACGCCGCCACCCTCGCGAAGAAGGAGAACGCGGGCGTGACGCTGGCGGGTCCGGAGATCGGCGGCCCGATCTGGGGGCCGGGCGAAGGGCTCGCGTTCCGCAAGCAGGATGCGGATCTGAAGGCGAAGTTCGATACGGCGATCAGCGAGGCGCTGGCCGACGGCACGGTGAAGCGCCTGTCGGAGAAATGGTTCAAGACCAACGTCGCGCCTTGA